The proteins below are encoded in one region of Methylobacillus flagellatus KT:
- a CDS encoding ATP-binding protein encodes MSHQPTRIYITGASCAGVTTLGAMLSRQLDLPHIDVDQFYWLPTNPPFSLKRPPQERVSLIREALGTEGWILSGSFDGWGDVLIEHASLIVFIVTPHAVRMDRLKNREKQRYGNRIALGGDMHEAHLAFTEWASQYESPGPSHTGRNLARHESWLAKQSLPVLRLDGTASPDRMAEQVLSALFQTRYGRPTAP; translated from the coding sequence ATGAGCCACCAACCGACGCGCATTTATATCACAGGTGCCTCTTGTGCTGGCGTCACGACATTAGGCGCCATGCTTTCGCGACAATTAGACCTGCCGCACATTGATGTGGACCAGTTCTACTGGCTACCCACCAACCCGCCTTTTTCGCTCAAGCGCCCTCCGCAAGAGCGGGTAAGCTTAATCCGGGAAGCATTGGGAACCGAAGGATGGATTCTGAGCGGTTCGTTCGATGGCTGGGGCGATGTCCTGATCGAGCATGCCAGCCTGATCGTGTTTATCGTCACGCCCCATGCAGTGCGCATGGATAGGCTGAAAAACCGCGAAAAGCAACGTTATGGCAACAGGATAGCGCTGGGCGGAGATATGCACGAAGCGCATCTCGCGTTTACCGAATGGGCATCGCAATACGAGTCTCCCGGCCCCAGCCACACAGGGCGGAATCTCGCTCGCCACGAAAGCTGGCTTGCAAAACAGTCGTTGCCAGTATTGCGCCTCGACGGTACAGCCTCTCCTGATCGCATGGCGGAACAAGTCCTTTCGGCCTTATTTCAGACACGATACGGCCGCCCAACAGCTCCGTGA
- the lysM gene encoding peptidoglycan-binding protein LysM yields MGLISFIKDAGEKLFGTHLTPESKAENPVASANAEASKAILNYIHKMDLDADELQVDFDGATGKVTVSGTAATQEIKEKILLCCGNIHGVSEVVDNLKVTTAETAPVFYTVVRGDTLSKIAKQHYGDANAYMKIFEANKPMLTHPDKIYPGQTLRIPQ; encoded by the coding sequence ATGGGTTTGATTTCTTTCATCAAGGACGCTGGTGAGAAGCTGTTCGGCACTCACCTTACTCCAGAGTCGAAGGCCGAGAATCCGGTAGCCTCCGCCAATGCCGAGGCCAGCAAGGCCATCCTCAACTACATCCATAAAATGGATTTGGATGCTGACGAACTGCAAGTGGATTTCGACGGCGCCACTGGCAAAGTCACCGTGAGTGGCACTGCCGCCACCCAGGAAATCAAGGAAAAGATCCTGCTTTGTTGCGGCAACATCCATGGCGTCAGCGAGGTTGTGGACAACCTCAAGGTCACGACAGCCGAGACCGCTCCCGTGTTCTACACCGTGGTACGCGGCGACACCCTGTCCAAAATCGCCAAGCAGCATTACGGCGATGCCAATGCCTACATGAAGATTTTCGAGGCAAACAAACCCATGCTGACGCATCCGGATAAAATCTATCCAGGCCAGACTTTACGTATTCCCCAATAA
- a CDS encoding DUF5666 domain-containing protein, whose amino-acid sequence MKLCNLFSTLSLLTVSTLLVSTPAMADEEFIGRIEERPAGNLGIWTISGQQVEVTEKTDIEPEQGPLVVGACVEVEHDKGVASEIETIKPEKCGKH is encoded by the coding sequence ATGAAGCTTTGCAACCTGTTCAGCACCCTATCCCTGCTCACCGTGAGTACCTTGCTGGTCAGCACGCCGGCCATGGCGGACGAGGAATTTATCGGCCGTATCGAAGAACGTCCAGCCGGCAATCTCGGCATCTGGACCATCAGCGGGCAGCAAGTGGAAGTCACCGAGAAAACTGACATTGAACCGGAGCAGGGCCCCTTGGTGGTAGGCGCCTGCGTCGAGGTGGAGCATGACAAAGGGGTAGCCTCTGAAATCGAAACCATCAAGCCCGAAAAATGCGGCAAGCACTAA
- a CDS encoding SDR family NAD(P)-dependent oxidoreductase: MQLNLENKLALVTASSAGIGLAIARSLAREGAKVIINGRSQASVDKAISQIRQDVPQADLVGLVADNGTLAGTQATIAQFPQVDILVNNLGIYEAVGFFDETDAAWQHLFEVNVMSGVRLARHYLGKMLESKVGRIVFISSESGVTPAPEMAHYSATKTMQLGISRSLAELTKETAVTVNAVLPGPTRTEGVEKFIQDIYPDVSLDEAERKFISENRPGSLIGRLIDPAEIGDIVAFVCSARAAVINGATIRAEGGLIRSAF; encoded by the coding sequence GTGCAACTCAACCTGGAAAATAAATTGGCACTCGTGACCGCTTCTTCTGCCGGCATCGGCCTGGCCATCGCGAGGTCGCTGGCGCGGGAAGGGGCAAAAGTCATCATTAATGGCCGCAGTCAGGCCAGCGTGGACAAGGCCATCAGCCAGATCAGACAGGATGTGCCGCAGGCCGATCTGGTGGGGCTGGTAGCCGACAATGGCACTCTGGCAGGTACTCAGGCGACCATAGCGCAGTTTCCGCAAGTCGATATTCTGGTCAATAACCTAGGCATTTATGAAGCCGTCGGTTTTTTTGATGAGACGGATGCTGCCTGGCAGCATTTGTTTGAAGTCAATGTGATGAGCGGCGTCAGGCTCGCCAGGCATTACCTGGGCAAGATGCTCGAAAGCAAGGTGGGGCGCATCGTGTTCATCTCGAGTGAGTCAGGCGTGACGCCTGCGCCTGAGATGGCCCATTACAGCGCTACCAAGACCATGCAGTTGGGAATTTCACGATCCCTGGCTGAACTGACCAAGGAGACTGCCGTGACGGTGAACGCGGTGCTGCCTGGCCCTACTCGCACAGAAGGCGTGGAAAAATTCATCCAGGACATCTATCCAGATGTCAGCCTGGATGAAGCGGAAAGGAAATTCATTAGCGAGAACCGACCTGGCTCCTTGATCGGCAGGCTGATTGATCCGGCGGAAATCGGCGACATCGTGGCCTTTGTCTGCAGCGCGCGCGCTGCAGTGATTAACGGTGCCACCATCCGCGCAGAAGGCGGCTTGATCCGGTCTGCTTTCTAA
- the hemE gene encoding uroporphyrinogen decarboxylase — translation MTSLKNDVFLRALQRQRTPYTPVWMMRQAGRYLPEYRETRKKAGSFMDLCKNTDLATEVTLQPLDRFPLDAAILFSDILTIPDAMGLGLYFEEGEGPKFERTLREESDIRKLAVPDIGSELRYVTDAVSQIRRALDGRVPLIGFSGSPWTLATYMVEGRGGTDFLTIKQMAYARPDLLHHILSVTAQAVTAYLNAQIAAGAQAVMIFDSWGGALSHYAYQEFSLQYMQQIVSGLTKESEGRVVPSIVFTKGGGLWLESQAETGADALGLDWTISLGEARKRVGSKVALQGNMDPAILLSTPEAVEKEVARILADYGIGNGHVFNLGHGITQFTPHENAEAMIKAVHAISSKYHL, via the coding sequence ATGACTTCACTGAAAAATGATGTTTTCCTCCGTGCACTGCAACGCCAGCGCACGCCATACACGCCAGTCTGGATGATGCGCCAGGCGGGGCGCTACCTGCCGGAATACCGAGAAACGCGCAAAAAGGCCGGCAGCTTCATGGATCTGTGCAAGAACACGGACCTGGCAACCGAAGTCACGCTGCAGCCGTTGGACCGGTTCCCGCTCGATGCCGCCATTCTGTTCTCGGATATCCTGACCATTCCCGATGCGATGGGCCTGGGGCTGTATTTCGAGGAAGGCGAGGGACCCAAGTTCGAGCGCACGCTGCGCGAGGAAAGCGACATCCGCAAGCTTGCCGTGCCTGACATCGGCAGCGAGCTTCGCTATGTCACCGATGCAGTAAGCCAGATCCGCCGTGCATTGGATGGCCGCGTCCCCCTGATCGGTTTCTCCGGCAGCCCCTGGACGCTGGCAACGTATATGGTAGAAGGCCGCGGGGGCACCGATTTCCTCACGATCAAACAGATGGCCTACGCAAGACCGGACCTGCTGCACCACATCCTGTCGGTCACCGCCCAGGCAGTCACCGCCTATCTCAATGCCCAGATTGCTGCCGGCGCACAGGCCGTGATGATATTCGATTCCTGGGGCGGCGCACTTTCCCATTACGCCTACCAGGAGTTTTCGCTGCAATACATGCAGCAGATCGTCAGCGGACTGACCAAGGAAAGCGAAGGCCGCGTCGTACCCAGCATCGTATTCACCAAGGGCGGAGGGCTTTGGCTCGAATCCCAAGCGGAAACCGGTGCGGATGCGCTAGGTCTGGATTGGACGATCTCCCTGGGTGAAGCGCGTAAGCGCGTGGGCAGTAAGGTTGCCCTGCAAGGCAACATGGATCCCGCCATCCTGCTTTCCACGCCTGAAGCCGTGGAAAAGGAAGTCGCGCGCATCCTCGCCGATTACGGTATCGGCAATGGCCATGTATTCAACCTCGGCCATGGCATTACGCAGTTCACGCCGCACGAAAATGCCGAGGCCATGATCAAGGCAGTGCACGCGATCAGCAGCAAATACCATCTCTGA